In Gossypium raimondii isolate GPD5lz chromosome 12, ASM2569854v1, whole genome shotgun sequence, a single window of DNA contains:
- the LOC105764236 gene encoding protein LAX PANICLE 2, with amino-acid sequence MTMVPAGNLSKQQHLPHGSSDGGGFYGYCGRSYTESFGLMSSVPGHGGYHSDACLGSDLGANSMAEDESRTNSTANEEGSSSKDNNREQEEADKGWLQLSIGGQATAYEYDHNKHDQGDPASRRGGLMELDLLPAATSQQSRPLAPIFHMPEFRPPPPPPTLMHNFSTLFFQHQQGSSSMIPHHGELSWAFKPIAATPSSTSSYFSRPFQVQSMDVAGPSSEVRIIDPPRRGIWFMLEASRNQAKEPFLPQIPKSYLRIKDGKMTVRLLMKYVANKLRLDSESEIEIRCKGRQLQPLLTLQHVRDQIWSSRQAPADYPSTTPDDIYNNNNNNSNVMVLHYGRS; translated from the exons ATGACCATGGTTCCTGCTGGAAACCTTTCTAAACAACAACATCTTCCTCACGGTAGCAGTGACGGTGGCGGCTTTTATGGTTATTGCGGTAGAAGTTACACAGAGAGTTTCGGTCTTATGAGCAGTGTTCCTGGGCATGGCGGCTATCACAGCGATGCTTGCTTAGGATCTGATCTAGGTGCTAATTCCATGGCTGAAGATGAATCCAGAACTAATAGTACTGCTAATGAGGAGGGATCCAGCTCCAAGGATAACAATCGAGAACAAGAAGAGGCAGATAAAGGTTGGCTCCAACTCAGTATAGGGGGTCAGGCAACAGCATATGAATATGATCACAACAAGCATGACCAAGGCGATCCAGCGTCCAGACGAGGAGGGTTGATGGAGCTTGATCTTTTACCTGCTGCTACCTCACAACAATCAAGGCCGTTAGCCCCCATTTTTCATATGCCTGAGTTTCGACCTCCACCACCACCTCCAACCCTTATGCATAATTTTAGTACTTTATTCTTTCAACACCAACAAGGAAGTAGCTCCATGATCCCTCATCATGGGGAGCTTAGCTGGGCATTTAAGCCTATAGCAGCTACTCCTTCTTCCACTTCTTCCTATTTTTCCAGACCATTTCAGGTGCAATCAATGGACGTTGCCGGCCCGAGCTCGGAGGTTCGAATCATTGATCCTCCAAGAAGGGGCATTTGGTTTATGCTAGAAGCATCACGCAATCA AGCCAAAGAACCGTTCTTACCTCAAATACCAAAGAGCTATCTGAGAatcaa GGACGGGAAGATGACAGTGCGATTATTAATGAAGTACGTGGCTAACAAGCTGAGACTGGATAGCGAATCAGAG ATAGAGATAAGATGCAAAGGGCGACAGCTTCAACCATTGTTGACATTGCAGCATGTAAGAGATCAAATATGGAGTTCAAGACAAGCTCCTGCAGATTATCCTTCAACAACACCtgatgatatttataataataataacaacaacagcAATGTCATGGTTCTGCACTACGGTAGGAGCTAG
- the LOC105764237 gene encoding putative pentatricopeptide repeat-containing protein At5g13230, mitochondrial, with the protein MIRLLTTRAPRPSNISAVHQKINSFVCSSLCGFSAQAANQTQQNPSSINRPSSHFDSHMYGALLQRCLQNDDPISAMGLHCKILKRGNCLDLFATNILLNVYVKAELLSEAEILFDEMPERNTVSFVTLVQGYAQCLQFSEAMGLFTRLHREGHELNPFVFTSILKVLVSMECAELGWNLHACIYKLGHESNAFIGTALIDAYSVCGCVDFAREVFDGIRCKDMVTWTGMVACYAENHFFQEALEAFSQMRLVGFKPNNFTFAGVFKACIGLEALDIAKGVHGCVLKTRYEYDLYVGVALLELYTKCGDIGNVQQIFEEIPKTDVIPWSFMISRFAQSDQSEKAVNLFCRMRQSFVVPNQYTFASALQACATLGDLDLGKQMHSLVLKVRLDADVFVSNALMDVYAKCGRIEDSLELFEKSLNRNDVSWNTMIVGYVNCGDAEKALSLFLEMLENRAQATEVTYSGVLCASAGLTALELGTQIHSLTFKTNYAENTVVHNALIDMYSKCGRIRDARLVFGMMNERDEVSWNTMISGYSMHGLGMEALKIFQMMQDRGHKPNTLTFVGVLSACSNSGLLDEGQAYFSSMLQEYGIKPCIEHYSCMVRLLGRSGHLHKALKLIEEIPFKPSVMVWRALLGACVIHKNVELGRMSAQRILEMEPEDDATHVLLSNMYATARRWDNVTAIRQSMKKKGMKKEPGLSWIENQGRVHYFSAGDTSHPDMKVINGILEWLNVRTRRAGFVPDCNAVLLDVDTKEKERLLWVHSERLALAFALFKTSSGSQIRIIKNLRICVDCHAAMKLISKIVQRDIIIRDMNRFHDFHDGICSCGDYW; encoded by the coding sequence ATGATCCGATTGTTAACCACTAGAGCACCGCGGCCGTCTAATATTTCTGCTGTGCACCAAAAGATTAACTCTTTTGTTTGCTCTTCATTATGTGGATTCTCAGCCCAAGCAGCAAACCAGACCCAGCAAAACCCGAGTTCCATAAACAGACCGTCTTCACATTTCGATTCTCACATGTATGGTGCCTTGCTTCAACGTTGTCTCCAAAACGATGACCCCATTTCAGCTATGGGTCTTCACTGTAAGATCCTAAAAAGGGGTAACTGCTTAGACTTATTTGCTACAAACATTCTCTTGAATGTGTACGTAAAAGCTGAATTATTGTCCGAGGCTGAAATTCTGTTCGATGAAATGCCCGAGAGAAACACAGTTTCTTTTGTTACTTTAGTCCAAGGATATGCGCAGTGTTTGCAGTTTTCTGAAGCCATGGGGTTGTTTACTAGGCTACATAGGGAAGGTCATGAGCTTAACCCTTTTGTTTTTACTTCCATATTGAAGGTGCTTGTCAGTATGGAATGCGCTGAGTTGGGTTGGAACTTACATGCTTGCATTTATAAGCTTGGCCATGAGTCTAATGCCTTCATTGGAACTGCTTTAATTGATGCATATTCTGTTTGTGGGTGTGTTGACTTCGCAAGAGAAGTTTTTGACGGTATTAGATGCAAGGATATGGTTACTTGGACAGGAATGGTAGCTTGTTATGCGGAGAACCACTTTTTTCAAGAGGCATTAGAGGCCTTTTCTCAAATGAGGTTAGTCGGTTTTAAGccaaataattttacttttgctGGTGTTTTTAAGGCTTGTATCGGACTTGAAGCTTTAGATATAGCAAAAGGTGTTCATGGCTGTGTTTTAAAAACTCGTTATGAGTATGATCTTTATGTAGGGGTTGCATTGCTTGAATTGTATACCAAGTGCGGGGACATTGGCAATGTTCAACAGATTTTCGAGGAGATACCTAAAACAGATGTTATTCCATGGAGTTTCATGATTTCACGGTTTGCACAGAGTGACCAGAGTGAAAAGGCTGTTAATTTGTTTTGTCGTATGAGGCAATCTTTTGTGGTCCCTAATCAATACACGTTTGCTAGTGCACTTCAAGCTTGTGCAACTTTAGGGGATCTTGATTTAGGTAAGCAAATGCATAGCCTTGTGCTCAAGGTTCGTCTTGATGCTGATGTATTTGTATCAAATGCCCTTATGGATGTCTATGCTAAGTGTGGAAGGATTGAGGATTCTTTGGAGCTGTTTGAGAAGTCATTGAATAGGAATGATGTGTCTTGGAACACCATGATTGTTGGCTATGTTAACTGTGGGGATGCTGAGAAGGCATTAAGCTTGTTTTTGGAAATGCTTGAAAATCGAGCACAGGCAACTGAAGTAACATATTCCGGTGTCCTTTGTGCTTCTGCCGGTTTGACAGCATTGGAGCTAGGAACTCAAATTCACTCCTTAACATTCAAAACAAATTATGCTGAAAATACTGTTGTTCATAATGCATTGATTGATATGTATTCCAAGTGTGGAAGGATCAGAGATGCTCGTCTGGTATTCGGTATGATGAACGAACGAGATGAAGTTTCGTGGAATACTATGATCTCAGGGTATTCTATGCATGGGCTTGGCATGGAAGCTTTAAAAATATTCCAGATGATGCAGGACAGAGGGCATAAACCAAACACTTTGACTTTTGTCGGTGTGCTATCAGCCTGTAGCAACTCAGGATTACTAGACGAGGGGCAAGCTTATTTTTCATCTATGTTACAGGAATATGGCATTAAGCCATGCATTGAGCATTATTCTTGCATGGTCCGGCTTTTGGGGAGATCAGGTCATCTTCACAAGGCATTGAAGTTGATTGAGGAGATCCCATTTAAGCCTAGTGTTATGGTGTGGCGTGCCTTGCTTGGAGCTTGTGTTATTCATAAAAATGTTGAGCTTGGTAGAATGTCTGCACAGCGCATTCTTGAGATGGAACCTGAAGATGATGCAACCCATGTACTATTGTCGAATATGTATGCTACTGCAAGGAGGTGGGATAATGTCACTGCCATTAGGCAAAgcatgaaaaagaaaggaatgAAGAAGGAACCAGGTTTGAGTTGGATTGAGAACCAGGGAAGAGTACATTATTTCAGCGCGGGAGACACTTCGCATCCTGACATGAAGGTGATTAATGGGATATTGGAATGGTTGAATGTGAGAACCAGGAGAGCAGGCTTTGTTCCTGATTGTAATGCTGTTTTGCTTGACGTTGATACTAAAGAAAAGGAGCGTCTCTTGTGGGTTCACAGTGAAAGGTTAGCTCTTGCTTTTGCACTATTTAAGACATCATCAGGAAGCCAAATCCGTATAATAAAGAACCTCCGAATCTGTGTGGATTGCCATGCTGCAATGAAATTAATATCAAAGATTGTGCAGCGAGATATTATTATCAGAGACATGAACCGGTTCCATGACTTCCATGATGGAATTTGTTCTTGTGGTGATTACTGGTAA